In the genome of Plasmodium falciparum 3D7 genome assembly, chromosome: 2, one region contains:
- a CDS encoding secreted protein with altered thrombospondin repeat domain: protein MKKSRFLLLSIFFCFVTNISLEFKRKQKVEINSLQTNKNNDNIREEKIKGDVESQPDVDGDTCVIFSSSEGNSRNCWCPRGYILCSEEDVLDVQGKLNEIKNKHERSLVTPLWMKRLCDNSNDVGFKSMSVVIDYELAVLCKDGSNKDYADFEIIGASGYITGEEMIEEQKRNPWYVPRKCTVNNFYLCRKVENDNVNCSYTPWSDWSACKNNTQKRYRKVRRSNQNNENFCLWNDKIVPRNIMEQTRSC from the exons aTGAAAAAAAGTCGTTTTTTGCTCCTTTccattttcttttgttttgtaACAAATATAAGCTTGGAGTtcaaaagaaaacaaaaagtAGAAATTAATTCCttacaaacaaataaaaataatgataacataagagaagaaaaaattaaaggtGATGTGGAATCACAACCTGATGTTGATGGGGATACCTGcgtaattttttcttcttcagaAGGAAACTCCAGAaa CTGTTGGTGCCCTAGAGGATACATTTTGTGCAGCGAAGAAGACGTTTTAGATGTACAAGGCAAACTGAacgaaattaaaaataagcaTGAAAGAAGTCTAGTAACCCCTTTATGGATGAAGAGACTATGTGACAATTCAAATGATGTAGGTTTTAAAAGTATGTCTGTTGTTATAGATTACGAATTAGCAGTATTATGTAAAGACGGAAGTAATAAAGATTATGCTGATTTTGAAATTATTGGAGCATCTGGATATATTACAGGAGAAGAAATGATTgaagaacaaaaaagaaaCCCTTGGTATGTTCCACGTAAATGTACTGTCAATAATTTTTACTTGTGTAGAAAAGTAGAAAATGATAATGTCAATTGTTCATATACTCCTTGGTCAGATTGGAGTGcctgtaaaaataatacacaaAAAAGATATAGAAAAGTACGCCGATCCaatcaaaataatgaaaatttttgTTTGTGGAATGACAAAATTGTTCCCAGAAATATAATGGAACAAACGCGTtcatgttaa
- a CDS encoding SRR1-like protein, with protein sequence MDEWIVVQKKKSDLHKKQVIDKLTVENEKKQREKKNENAENNIYEEKENNKIQSIYNKKKKMNVKNICKNIENVTCHLEKNEFFKNFTNKFNTINKENLNKAIISLGLGSLIDMNLNNKKACIYQFSFLLLLKKVYDIKQVYIYDPKISEVDRNVCEYFNIKILICSNEEENKKDDEDNKNGDNKGDNYNKGDNYNKEDNYNKVDNYNKGDNYNIEDNYYKEDNYNKDDNYYKEDNFNKDDNFNKDDNYNKEDNYNYHNFMHTLKHKEHNKCTHNPNDVPLPCTEKMNIIKFSSVMEKVILFMPHCDIHLYGDILYSIFVHEKLFYKNVQFYFNLENTIFLGNCFDYYRDHSYLYKPFGLPSYVIKMLNANRQKLNISIQENHMNKLLAHFKTYHFIFYILNFVHETKFPIFSDHAGSFNDLSITIFHKIEDKFKFWSHVYESLNNM encoded by the coding sequence atggaTGAGTGGATTGtggtacaaaaaaaaaaatccgaTCTTCATAAAAAACAAGTCATTGATAAATTAACAGtcgaaaatgaaaaaaaacaaagagagaaaaaaaacgaaaatgcggaaaataatatatatgaagaaaaagaaaacaacaaaatacaaagtatatataataaaaaaaaaaaaatgaatgtaaaaaatatatgtaaaaatatagaaaatgttACTTGTCATttggaaaaaaatgaattttttaaaaattttacaaaCAAGTttaatacaataaataaagaaaatctTAACAAAGCGATTATTTCTTTAGGTCTAGGTTCTTTAATAGATATGAATTTAAATAACAAGAAAGCTTGTATTTAtcaattttcatttttattattgttaaaaaaagtatatgatataaaacaGGTATACATATACGATCCGAAAATTTCGGAGGTTGATCGGAATGTGTGTGAGTACtttaacataaaaattttaatttgcTCTAATGAAGaggaaaacaaaaaagatgatgaagataataagaatggtgataataaaggagataattacaataaaggagataattataataaagaagataattataataaagtagataattataataaaggaGATAATTACAACATAgaagataattattataaagaagataattataataaagacGATAATTACTACAAAGaagataattttaataaagacgataattttaataaagacGATAATTATAACAAAGAAGATAATTACAACTATCATAATTTTATGCATACATTAAAACATAAAGAACATAACAAGTGCACACATAATCCCAATGATGTTCCCTTACCTTGTacagaaaaaatgaatataattaaattttccAGCGTTATGGAAAAagtcatattatttatgccACATTGcgatattcatttatatggagatattttatattccatTTTTGTTCATGAAAAATTGTTTTATAAGAATgtacaattttattttaatttagaaAATACAATATTTCTTGGAAATTGTTTTGACTATTATAGAGACcattcttatttatataaacctTTTGGTTTACCCTCTTatgttattaaaatgttAAATGCAAATCgtcaaaaattaaatatttcaatACAAGAAAATCATATGAACAAATTATTGGCACATTTTAAAACAtaccattttattttttatatcctaAATTTCGTACATGAAACAAAATTTCCTATTTTTTCTGATCATGCTGGATCATTCAATGATTTGTCAATTACCATCTTTCACAAGATAGAAGATAAGTTCAAATTCTGGTCACACGTTTATGAATCTTTGAACAAtatgtga
- a CDS encoding multidrug efflux pump, putative — protein sequence MKPVHFNNSIINEDNLDLLQCDDKKKEGSFNIFNNNNNQINNVIYDKNVFPNNYVQNKSHINSEYVNNMDYLSLHTGIEKYKYRKNNNNVKNMILKDEDILYDYNIHLSNHLINHDINFIYSSNNIFNLCNNKNPKYFPNSKNSNEIKKDHKNKVNVYTNNIHYHTKKNKNFYSNPTEVNYNSLLSNNLKHNSLYYSFRKDTSNFNFSCDKNNTTFSKPNCLHESNPSSTSTCYPNVNTIPLAINLLNNVNDDISPIHPLPLSESSSTSASTSASASTSASTSASTSVSTSVSTSVSTSASTTMNSPRPSDNHISNSFPLSRESRATEQVNRLYFPVNDVTSKSDPNPNNELTSNMNPKHEPICEETRNDNGHIRNNSIYPLSHKSSYNITTKGHTNQLEDEKLHRDDNSMFDKVSYEWKDEDEKNDCRNEYDEYFQKKKKYNYLLPKENEKDKSTKGKIRELYNNFKNTLNKLCHEIFFNSFQTMFSYFITTSFFIIINLYVSNVCTYQEIAGFGVSISIITILNCIVDGVLNSLDYFCSHSIGIGNMDKAWLYLNCAYYFFYKLYFLLFVFFFLFKWLTFKIIRNIFVAHMMNEYLMMIKVFFSTVQILLVCYFPYFIYETMRRFLILYNNIYPSIYTSIISVICLNIFCYIFIIKISMLYTGAPIALLFTNIINMCMIMYFLKAFIYRCVVRPTNIISSLRDGEEFMSCESIPMDRQHLTGNNLYKNINNGDRNDGVHGHVCAEESCVYEDFSSPNEDNLEREQNKINDNNCDEKNNNCDEKNNSCDEKNNSCDEKNNSCDEKNNNCDKTKWTCHKLLEDNYYKKYNVSIPHRYNSMDSVLDFYDDYDYYHNMDTYNYFNDKCKNNCKKCCKKVKVRKSQRENKKNITKYINNNKNFGKNKNYGKNKNYGKNKNYGKNKNYGKNKNYGNNKNYGNNNSHVFIKNKEMYNFLFLFFNIPSVETRNKFFCITKTNIKNIFFEILSFELQLFESTYLCLTSVAAYVQINNFLNLVYYLSNSYGIILAKLIGVYISSQRKREKDNQNKKYNEYNLKEPMKEYTKLFVEKNEEVNDIKNKKNFSLTEICLAFFLLLSFLYTCLTVLYVYHKNIIIFFYTDMKLQNQLINIFNILNLELYFEALASLLNSVIKGLSLQNEITSFTFFNFMFLMNILGLFLSFFLKWELYGFIYSNLICMILQVLYLIIFLTNKFYIKNTHKEQIFSY from the coding sequence ATGAAACCTGTACACTTCAATAATTCGATAATAAATGAGGATAATTTAGATTTACTCCAATGTgacgataaaaaaaaagaaggaagttttaatatatttaataataataataatcaaataaataatgtgatatatgataaaaatgtatttccTAATAATTATGTACAGAATAAAAGTCATATAAATTCTGAATACGTAAATAATATGGATTATTTATCCTTACATACAGggatagaaaaatataaatacagaaaaaataataataatgtcaaaaatatgattttaaaagatgaagatattttatatgattataatattcatctATCAAATCATTTAATTAACCATGATatcaattttatatattcttcaaataatatatttaacttatgtaataataaaaatccaAAATATTTTCCAAATTCAAAGAATTCTAATGAAATTAAGAAGGATCATAAAAACAAAGTAAatgtatatacaaataatatacactatcatacaaaaaaaaataaaaacttttATTCTAATCCAACTGAAGTTAATTATAATTCACTTCTatctaataatttaaaacataattctctatattattcttttagAAAAGATACatctaattttaatttttcatgtGACAAAAATAATACTACTTTTTCTAAACCAAATTGCTTACATGAATCTAATCCTAGTTCTACTTCAACATGTTATCCAAATGTTAATACTATTCCTCTTGCAATtaatcttttaaataatgtaaatgatGACATTTCACCAATTCATCCTCTTCCTCTATCTGAATCTTCGTCTACATCTGCTTCTACATCTGCATCTGCCTCTACATCTGCTTCTACTTCTGCATCTACCTCTGTGTCCACTTCGGTATCTACCTCCGTTTCTACATCTGCTTCTACCACTATGAACTCCCCTCGTCCTAGTGATAATCACATAAGCAACTCTTTCCCTTTATCGCGTGAATCCAGAGCTACAGAACAAGTGAATAGATTGTATTTTCCTGTGAATGATGTTACATCTAAATCTGATCCCAATCCAAATAATGAACTCACATCTAACATGAATCCAAAACATGAACCCATTTGTGAAGAAACCAGAAATGATAACGGGCACATTAGGAATAATTCTATATACCCCCTTAGTCATAAATCTagttataatattactaCGAAGGGACATACAAATCAGTTAGAGGATGAAAAATTGCATAGAGATGATAATAGCATGTTTGATAAAGTGTCATACGAATGGAAAGATGAAGACGAAAAAAATGATTGTAGAAATGAATATGATGAATAttttcaaaagaaaaaaaaatataattatttattaccaaaagaaaatgaaaaagacaAGAGtacaaaaggaaaaataagagaattatataataactttaaaaatacattaaataaattatgtcatgaaatattttttaattcttttcaGACCatgttttcttattttattactacgtctttttttataataattaatttatatgttagCAATGTATGCACATATCAAGAAATAGCTGGTTTTGGTGTTTCTATAAgtattataacaatattgAATTGTATAGTAGATGGTGTATTAAATAGTTTAGATTATTTTTGTAGTCATTCTATAGGTATAGGTAATATGGATAAAGCATGGTTATATTTGAATTGTgcatattatttcttttataaattatattttcttctttttgtttttttctttttgtttaaatGGTTAACATTTAAAATCAttagaaatatttttgtagCTCATATGATGAATGAATATcttatgatgataaaagtATTTTTTTCAACAGTACAAATATTATTGGTATGTTACtttccatattttatatatgaaaccATGAGAAgatttcttatattatataataatatatatccaagTATATATACATCTATCATATCAGTAATATgcttaaatattttttgttacatatttataataaaaatatctatGCTTTATACCGGAGCACCCATAGCTTTATTgtttacaaatataattaacatGTGTATGATTATGTATTTCTTAAAAGCATTTATATATCGGTGTGTGGTTCGTcctacaaatattatttcttccTTAAGGGATGGAGAAGAATTCATGTCTTGTGAGTCCATACCTATGGACAGGCAACATTTGACTGGTAACaatctttataaaaatataaataatggaGATAGGAATGATGGGGTTCATGGACATGTATGTGCAGAAGAAAGTTGTGTGTATGAAGATTTCTCAAGTCCTAACGAGGATAATTTGGAAAgggaacaaaataaaattaatgataataattgtgatgaaaaaaataataattgtgatgaaaaaaataatagttgtgatgaaaaaaataatagttgtgatgaaaaaaataatagttgtgatgaaaaaaataataattgtgaTAAAACCAAATGGACGTGTCACAAGCTACTTGAAGataattattacaaaaaatataacgtTTCTATTCCACATCGTTATAATAGCATGGATAGTGTTCTTGATTTTTATGATGACtatgattattatcataacatggatacatataattattttaatgataaatgtaaaaataattgtaAAAAATGTTGCAAGAAAGTTAAAGTAAGGAAATCACAaagggaaaataaaaagaacattactaaatatattaataacaacaaaaattttggtaagaataaaaattatggtaagaataaaaattatggtaagaataaaaattatggtaagaataaaaattatggtaagaataaaaattatggtAACAACAAAAATTATGGTAACAACAATTCCCATGtcttcataaaaaataaagaaatgtataactttctatttttattttttaatattccaTCGGTAGAGACAAGAAACAAATTTTTCTGTATTACCAAGactaatataaaaaatatattttttgagaTATTATCATTTGAATTACAGTTGTTTGAATCCACATATTTATGTCTAACATCTGTCGCTGCTTATGTTcagataaataattttttaaacttggtatattatttatcaaaTTCTTATGGTATTATATTAGCAAAACTTATTGGTGTGTACATAAGTTCACAAAGGAAAAGGGAAAAagataatcaaaataaaaaatataatgaatataatttaaaagaacCAATGAAAGAATATACAAAACTATttgttgaaaaaaatgaagaagtgaatgatattaaaaataaaaagaacttTAGTTTGACCGAAATTTGTTTAGCCTTCTTTCtattattatcctttttatatacttGTTTAACagtattatatgtatatcataaaaatattataattttcttttatacaGATATGAAATTACAAAACCAACTAATAAACATTTTCAACATACTAAATTTAGAATTATATTTTGAGGCCTTAGCATCTTTATTAAACAGTGTAATTAAAGGATTAAGTttacaaaatgaaataacatcttttacatttttcaattttatgtttttgaTGAACATACTTggattatttttatccttcTTTTTAAAATGGGAGTTATAtggatttatttattcaaattTAATATGTATGATTCTACaagtattatatttaataatattcctTACAAACAaattttacataaaaaataccCACAAGGAACAAATATTCAGTTATTAA